ACACGCGCCACGGTGGACTTGCCGCTGCCCGATCCACCGACCAGCGCCACGCGCTGGCCCGGGCGGATGGTCAGGGAGAAGTCGTCGATCAGCGGCGCTTCGGCCTTGTTGTAGCCGAAGGTCAGATTCTCGATCCGCACCTCGCCGCGCAGACGCTGCGGCAGCCTGCGGCCCGAGGGCGCATCGATCCGCATCACCTTTTCGGTGGTATCGAGCGTGGGATCGACGTCATAGCGCAACACGTCGTCGATGCGCGCCACCTGGCCCTTGATCCCATGCAACTCGCCGCCGAACTGCATCAGCCCGGCAATCGGCGCCGAAAAGCTGGCGAGCAGGCTCTGCACCGCCACCAGGCCGCCGACCGTGATGGCGCCCGACATCACCTCCAGACCGCCGATGCCCAGGATCACGGCCGAGGTGAGTGCCGCCATGAAAGCCGGCACCGCATTGACCCACGAGGTGATGCGGCCCACCTGCTGCAGGGCGTTCAGATAGCGGGCATGGACACCCGCCCAGCGGGCGAAGAAATCGCTCTCGCCGCCGCTCGCCTTCAGGGTCTCCAGCAGCTGGATGCCGCTCATGGAGGTCGCCGCCAGGGCGCCCTGTTCGCGGGCAAGACGCCGGCCGCCATCTTCCCGCGCCCGCTGGGCCAGCTTCAGCACCACCGCATTGACCAGGGCGAGGCCGATGCCCACAGCCCCCAGCAGCGGCGAATAGCCGATCATGACCACGGCATAGAAGACCATGGTGACCAGCCCGACCGCATTGGTCGCAAACTCGCCCGACAGCAGCTGGGCGATCCGGTCGCCGGATTCCACCCGCATCGCCACGTCGCCGTGGTAGCGCTGAAGGAAGAACTCCACCGGCAATCGGAAAACATGCCAGAGCAGCTTGGCCGAGCCCGAAATCGCCAGCTTCAGTTCCAGCCGGGCCAGATAGCGCATCTGCGCCCAATCGAGCCCGGCCCGGATGATCGCGGTCAGCCCGATGCCGATCAGCAGCGGTTTCAGCCAGTCCTGCTCGTCGCCGATCAGCACGCCGTCGACGAAAAGCTTGGAGAAGACCGGCAGCGCCAGCCCCGGCAGCACCAGCATCAGGGTCAGCATCAGCACCATGGCGAGTGCCGGGCCGCTGCCGCGCAGCCTCTCGGCAAAGGCCTTGAACAGCCCCGGCGGGCGACCGCCGCGCTTGAACTCCGGCGTCGGGCGGAAGGCCAGACACACGCCGGTGAAGCCCTGGTCGAATTCCTCCACCGTCATCGCCCGCGGCCCCATGGCCGGATCATTGATCCAGACCCGGTCGCGCTTCGCATCCACCCCTTCCAGAACCACGAAGTGGTTGAAGTTCCAGAACACGATCATCGGGAAGGGCAGGTTGACCACGCTGTCGGGCTCGCGCCGGTAGCCGCGGGCCTCGAAGCCGTAGCGGCGCGCGGCCCTGAGCAGATTGGCGGCCTTGGAGCCGTCGCGCGACACGCCGCATTCCCGGCGCAGCACCTCGAGCGGCAGCCAGAGCCCGTG
The window above is part of the Tistrella mobilis genome. Proteins encoded here:
- a CDS encoding NHLP family bacteriocin export ABC transporter peptidase/permease/ATPase subunit, whose product is MTAPAAAPAAPESLIKPNAPQGGRRFRVPTILQMEATECGAASLAMIMAHHGLWLPLEVLRRECGVSRDGSKAANLLRAARRYGFEARGYRREPDSVVNLPFPMIVFWNFNHFVVLEGVDAKRDRVWINDPAMGPRAMTVEEFDQGFTGVCLAFRPTPEFKRGGRPPGLFKAFAERLRGSGPALAMVLMLTLMLVLPGLALPVFSKLFVDGVLIGDEQDWLKPLLIGIGLTAIIRAGLDWAQMRYLARLELKLAISGSAKLLWHVFRLPVEFFLQRYHGDVAMRVESGDRIAQLLSGEFATNAVGLVTMVFYAVVMIGYSPLLGAVGIGLALVNAVVLKLAQRAREDGGRRLAREQGALAATSMSGIQLLETLKASGGESDFFARWAGVHARYLNALQQVGRITSWVNAVPAFMAALTSAVILGIGGLEVMSGAITVGGLVAVQSLLASFSAPIAGLMQFGGELHGIKGQVARIDDVLRYDVDPTLDTTEKVMRIDAPSGRRLPQRLRGEVRIENLTFGYNKAEAPLIDDFSLTIRPGQRVALVGGSGSGKSTVARVVCGLYRPWSGRVLFDGIPAEDLPHAYFAGSIASVDQDIFLFEGTVRENVTMWDDTISEAAVTRALRDAALLDLIEARPGRYDSPVAENGANFSGGQRQRLEIARALVGDPAVLILDEATSALDTQIEKIIDERLRHRGCTCLIVAHRLSTIRDCDEIIVLERGRIAQRGRHEDMIREDGPYARLIRSEQADAARGRG